From a single Aspergillus puulaauensis MK2 DNA, chromosome 2, nearly complete sequence genomic region:
- the mvp1 gene encoding sorting nexin Mvp1 (COG:U;~EggNog:ENOG410PHPQ;~InterPro:IPR027267,IPR035704,IPR001683,IPR028662, IPR036871;~PFAM:PF00787;~go_function: GO:0035091 - phosphatidylinositol binding [Evidence IEA];~go_process: GO:0042147 - retrograde transport, endosome to Golgi [Evidence IEA]), with protein MSLFGTSPDDSSAADSAQRSKTSLFADEPSLGAGSANFGGSSLFADDDSLGSPWNSNTGKRTSKQQLVKTLLPDSDAPESYIDAYDLVLSAGERAGSGAGLTSVRELLSGSGISATDQAKILNLVLSGDTDRSNGLGRGEFNVLLALIGLAQEGEDLTFDAVDDRRKKLPTPTSSYLDDLRTKQESTMSAPSNERPTTPPPAPSAPFQEPASAQSRRSKRDSIGGLEADPWGSPQLHRGHAHAQTEHEHSTLNGYGSVRSATNAWSKASDGANPNEHSNTNRTNGRSEVHTSNSAEFGWGDHFAHSSDGGGLGGPSRSGLGDFGRSGSDHGESNPGRRSLNIGQVTSPQLKEAVTVTLLQEKEGMFMFQHRNYEVKSARRGSTVVRRYSDFVWLLDCLHKRYPFRQLPLLPPKRISADSTSFLEKRRRGLVRFTNSLVQHPVLSQEQLVIMFLTVPTELSVWRKQATISVQDEFAGRVLPPDLEDSLPSTLIDTFDTVRSGVKRSAEVYINLCTLLERLAKRNEGLAADHLRFSLALQSLTEMTRDTYAVDTNDVPLLNEGIKATARHLSASQSLLEDEARAWEDGMLEDLKRQRDNLVSMREMFDRRDRYARNNIPQLERRIETNERRLQDLRAKPQGTVKPGDIEKVEESIFKDKESIVQQHARGVFIKECIRDELVYFQQTQYHISRLHQDWSQERVKYSELQADNWRSLGDQVEGMPLGD; from the exons ATGTCCTTGTTCGGAACGTCGCCAGACGACTCCTCGGCGGCTGATTCAGCTCAGAGATCCAAGACTtccctcttcgccgacgaGCCTTCATTGGGTGCTGGCAGTGCCAACTTCGGCggctcctccctcttcgctGATGACGACAGTCTAGGTTCGCCGTGGAATAGCAATACTGGCAAGCGGACATccaagcagcagctcgtCAAGACTCTGCTTCCTGATTCAGATGCCCCCGAAAGCTACATTGATGCGTATGACCTTGTATTGAGTGCGGGGGAAAGAGCGGGCTCCGGTGCTGGCTTAACGTCCGTTCGAGAACTGTTATCTGGTAGCGGAATCTCGGCTACGGACCAGGCCAAAATACTGAATCTTGTTCTATCGGGGGATACGGATAGATCGAACGGGCTGGGTCGCGGCGAATTTAATGTTCTGCTGGCCCTGATAGGGCTCGCgcaggaaggcgaagaccTCACTTTCGACGCAGTGGACGATCGTCGTAAGA AGCTACCCACGCCGACAAGCTCATACTTGGACGACTTGCGCACAAAGCAAGAGTCCACCATGTCTGCCCCTTCGAACGAACGCCCTACtactcctcctcctgccccCTCCGCACCATTCCAAGAACCAGCCTCCGCCCAATCACGCCGATCCAAAAGAGATTCTATTGGCGGCCTCGAAGCAGATCCATGGGGAAGCCCCCAGCTACACCGTGGCCATGCTCATGCCCAAACGGAACATGAGCACAGCACGTTGAACGGTTACGGAAGCGTCCGCTCGGCAACGAATGCTTGGTCGAAGGCCAGTGATGGGGCCAATCCCAATGAGCACTCCAATACGAACCGCACCAACGGTCGATCCGAGGTTCACACTTCTAATAGTGCCGAGTTTGGATGGGGGGATCACTTTGCGCATTCATCAGATGGCGGTGGACTTGGGGGTCCATCACGGTCTGGACTGGGAGATTTCGGACGGTCTGGAAGTGATCACGGCGAATCGAATCCCGGTCGACGCTCGTTGAACATTGGCCAGGTTACATCACCTCAACTCAAAGAGGCGGTGACAGTGACACTActccaggagaaggaagggaTGTTCATGTTTCAGCATCGTAATTACGAGGTTAAATCGGCACGGAGGGGGAGTACAGTGGTTCGACGATACAGCGATTTTGTATGGCTTCTTGATTGTCTTCACAAACGATACCCATTCCGTCAGCTACCTTTACTTCCGCCAAAACGCATTTCAG CGGATTCAACTTCATTTCTCGAAAAGCGCCGGCGCGGCCTCGTACGATTTACCAATTCCCTTGTCCAACATCCTGTTCTCAGCCAAGAACAGCTTGTTATTATGTTTTTGACAGTTCCGACG GAACTCTCGGTCTGGCGTAAACAAGCAACGATATCTGTACAAGACGAGTTTGCTGGTCGCGTTCTGCCACCAGACTTAGAGGACTCCCTACCGTCTACTCTCATAGACACATTTGATACGGTTAGGAGCGGCGTTAAACGATCGGCGGAAGTCTACATCAACCTCTGCACACTTCTTGAACGGCTGGCCAAACGCAATGAGGGACTCGCCGCGGATCACCTGCGCTTCTCACTCGCATTACAGTCTCTCACTGAGATGACGCGTGACACATACGCGGTAGATACCAATGACGTGCCTCTGCTAAACGAAGGTATCAAAGCAACGGCGAGACACTTGTCTGCCAGCCAAAGTTTGCTAGAGGATGAGGCACGGGCATGGGAAGATGGGATGCTGGAAGACCTGAAACGCCAACGGGACAACCTTGTGAGCATGCGAGAGATGTTTGACCGGCGGGATCGGTATGCACGCAACAACATCCCGCAGTTGGAGCGACGAATCGAAACCAATGAGCGAAGGCTCCAGGATTTACGAGCAAAGCCTCAGGGAACGGTCAAGCCGGGAGATATAGAGAAGGTTGAAGAGTCAATCTTCAAG GACAAAGAGTCGATTGTGCAACAACACGCGCGCGGGGTATTCATCAAAGAGTGCATCCGCGACGAGCTGGTCTATTTCCAACAGACCCAATATCACATCAGCCGGCTGCATCAGGACTGGAGTCAAGAGCGAGTCAAGTATTCCGAGCTGCAGGCTGACAATTGGCGGTCACTGGGTGACCAGGTCGAAGGGATGCCGCTGGGAGACTGA
- a CDS encoding Na+/H+ antiporter Nha1 (COG:P;~EggNog:ENOG410PFD4;~InterPro:IPR038770,IPR006153,IPR013928,IPR004712;~PFAM:PF00999,PF08619;~TransMembrane:9 (o12-32i102-125o201-225i245-262o268-284i296-315o321-341i362-384o412-437i);~go_component: GO:0005886 - plasma membrane [Evidence IEA];~go_component: GO:0016020 - membrane [Evidence IEA];~go_component: GO:0016021 - integral component of membrane [Evidence IEA];~go_function: GO:0015299 - solute:proton antiporter activity [Evidence IEA];~go_function: GO:0015385 - sodium:proton antiporter activity [Evidence IEA];~go_process: GO:0006812 - cation transport [Evidence IEA];~go_process: GO:0006814 - sodium ion transport [Evidence IEA];~go_process: GO:0030004 - cellular monovalent inorganic cation homeostasis [Evidence IEA];~go_process: GO:0055085 - transmembrane transport [Evidence IEA]) translates to MAWDHLDIDKPHLAYMILGGFTGLFMLCSLFVKEKLYIGEATVATICGIIFGPHAANLFNPNSWGNVDKITLECSRIVLVVQCFAVGVELPKAYMERHWKSVTLLLLPVMTWGWLITSLFIWWLIEPLSWLEALVCSACVTATDPVLASSVVGKGKFAKRVPRHLRDLLSAESGCNDGMAFPFIYLSYYILHYRPDANAVALHWVCITILYECIFGAIFGFTIGYAARQSIRFAERKQLIDRESFLVFYFVLALFCAGSGSLLGLDDLLIGFAAGVGFSNDGWFTEKTEESHVSNVIDLLLNLAYFVYLGAIVPWEDFNNAAIGLNVWRLVVIAILVIFFRRIPIMLILKPIIPDVKTWREALFAGHFGPIGVGAIFACILARAELETGTTQPETEAEISNPATHNYNIVQIIWPLTTFMVISSILVHGSSIAVFTLGKRINTLSITLSYTQANEEGPSWMNRLPRVQSLAKGSMSFRKADDSENSSNEPEYPPGTLPPIGLPGNFLRRQQDDDSSSAVGKVPSRRARRRRRKAEGAGGPISQSAIAPMRPSEVESEDAEKALGDSESTPSPELHELREATVNVFVEGSDLIFEDKDGNVLKTEHVGHMSTEEQQRHLEGERSKLKLEFQRSPDVTKPESPEEQPTAGERLEQTVGEKTDHPIEKGRRKWGRWFGLGKGRAAEGEKTSEEKAAEKQSTSAPPPGKGRSAHAYQFGNTIIVEDEDGEVIKKYSIPSGSKPEPKGTAPVRRGLTRMGTWFGMEEEGETAQAGNAGKKTPANEWMADDGLRFTLANDDEVGKRGVEHKGQRMTKQQFAEQIRGLGPKARQSVVEDSDVPEHVKDFARGEAQEAERLERRASAPGASGAARTQPHDDIESVSSISDGESDSEESPGGGNVAATLARIAAGTAAEERRRDLSPEATSRQAAPRERRDSEDDGTARVPPSQLRQAAGVARPPQETDLDDTGETPAERRRRLAALGVSNSDSEDSDDGAVEDSEDDGEMRHVPGKVSFADGTKLSGGNTYDREGNGSGPSQSRSSRNSSSISWGGEKGRDS, encoded by the coding sequence ATGGCGTGGGATCATTTGGATATCGATAAGCCCCACCTGGCCTACATGATCCTGGGGGGCTTCACGGGGTTGTTTATGCTTTGCTCTCTCTTTGTCAAAGAGAAGCTTTACATTGGCGAGGCTACGGTGGCTACCATATGTGGTATCATTTTTGGCCCTCATGCTGCAAACCTCTTCAACCCCAACTCGTGGGGAAACGTTGATAAAATTACTTTGGAGTGCTCACGCATTGTTCTAGTCGTGCAATGTTTTGCCGTGGGCGTCGAATTGCCAAAGGCTTATATGGAACGCCATTGGAAGTCGGTCACGCTCTTGCTCCTCCCTGTTATGACATGGGGCTGGCTAATTACCAGTCTCTTTATTTGGTGGTTGATTGAGCCACTCAGCTGGCTGGAGGCTCTCGTTTGCTCTGCATGTGTCACTGCCACTGACCCTGTCCTGGCGTCTTCCGTCGTCGGTAAGGGTAAATTCGCCAAACGTGTGCCGAGGCATTTGCGTGACCTTCTATCTGCCGAATCGGGCTGCAATGATGGCATGGCCTTCCCGTTTATCTACCTATCCTACTATATTCTACACTACCGCCCGGATGCTAACGCTGTCGCGCTTCATTGGGTTTGCATCACCATTCTGTACGAGTGTATATTCGGTGCTATATTCGGTTTCACAATTGGATATGCCGCTCGTCAATCGATCAGGTTCGCCGAGCGTAAGCAGCTAATCGATCGCGAGAGTTTCCTCGTGTTCTATTTCGTGCTGGCCCTCTTCTGCGCTGGCTCCGGTAGTCTACTCGGCCTCGACGACCTACTGATCGGGTTCGCCGCCGGCGTCGGTTTCAGTAACGACGGCTGGTTTACGGAGAAAACTGAAGAATCACATGTCTCCAACGTCATTGACTTACTGCTCAACTTGGCTTACTTCGTGTACCTTGGGGCTATTGTTCCCTGGGAAGACTTCAACAACGCTGCCATTGGCCTAAATGTCTGGAGACTTGTGGTCATAGCTATCCTAGTCATATTTTTCCGCCGCATTCCTATCATGCTGATTCTGAAACCCATCATTCCCGATGTGAAAACATGGCGTGAGGCGCTTTTCGCAGGTCATTTTGGACCTATAGGTGTCGGTGCGATTTTCGCCTGTATCTTGGCCAGAGCTGAACTGGAGACCGGCACTACGCAACCAGAAACAGAGGCCGAGATTTCTAACCCAGCAACTCACAACTACAATATTGTGCAAATAATCTGGCCGCTGACTACGTTTATGGTCATTTCCTCCATCTTGGTTCATGGCTCATCCATCGCTGTCTTCACCTTAGGGAAACGCATCAACACCCTTTCAATCACCCTGTCGTACACACAGGCTAACGAAGAAGGTCCATCTTGGATGAACCGTCTACCCCGTGTTCAATCTTTGGCTAAGGGTTCAATGTCCTTCCGCAAAGCTGATGACTCTGAGAACTCATCTAACGAGCCCGAGTACCCTCCTGGAACTCTGCCGCCAATCGGTCTTCCTGGTAATTTCCTACGTCGCCAACAGGATGATGATTCTAGCTCCGCCGTTGGCAAGGTGCCCAGCCGCAGAGCCCGTAGACGCCGCAGAAAGGCCGAGGGCGCGGGTGGCCCGATCAGTCAATCTGCTATTGCACCTATGCGACCCTCAGAGGTCGAGTCCGAAGATGCAGAAAAAGCACTCGGTGACTCCGAATCTACCCCTTCACCTGAGTTACATGAACTGCGAGAGGCGACAGTCAACGTTTTCGTGGAAGGTTCCGACCTTATCTTCGAAGACAAGGATGGCAATGTTCTCAAGACAGAGCATGTCGGCCACATGTCGACTGAGGAACAGCAACGTCACCTAGAAGGAGAACGGTCCAAGTTGAAGCTTGAGTTCCAGCGGTCACCTGATGTAACCAAGCCGGAGAGCCCGGAAGAGCAACCTACCGCAGGGGAACGGCTTGAACAGACCGTTGGCGAAAAGACTGACCATCCCATTGAGAAGGGTCGTCGGAAGTGGGGACGGTGGTTTGGCCTCGGCAAGGGGCGAGCTGCTGAGGGTGAAAAGacgagcgaggagaaggctgcCGAGAAGCAGTCTACTTCTGCCCCTCCCCCGGGTAAGGGCCGCTCTGCTCACGCATATCAGTTCGGTAACACCATCATtgtcgaagatgaggatggtgaGGTGATCAAGAAATACTCTATCCCGTCAGGCAGCAAGCCAGAGCCAAAGGGAACCGCGCCTGTCCGACGAGGATTGACCCGCATGGGAACCTGGTTCggaatggaagaagaaggcgaaacgGCTCAGGCTGGAAATGCTGGAAAGAAAACACCAGCAAATGAGTGGATGGCTGACGATGGTCTTCGATTCACCCTTGCAAACGACGATGAGGTCGGCAAGCGTGGCGTTGAGCACAAGGGACAACGCATGACGAAGCAACAATTTGCTGAACAGATCCGAGGCCTTGGCCCGAAGGCGCGTCAGAGCGTAGTCGAGGATTCAGACGTTCCTGAGCACGTGAAGGACTTTGCACGCGGTGAGGCCCAGGAGGCAGAGAGACTGGAACGCCGCGCGTCCGCTCCTGGTGCTTCAGGTGCCGCACGTACACAACCTCATGATGATATCGAGTCCGTGAGCAGTATTAGTGACGGGGAGTCTGATTCCGAAGAATCGCCAGGCGGTGGCAACGTTGCCGCCACGCTTGCCCGCATCGCTGCAGGCACCGCTGCTGAGGAGCGACGTAGGGATCTGAGCCCTGAAGCCACATCCCGCCAAGCGGCTCCTCGCGAGCGACGAGActccgaagacgacggcACTGCAAGAGTTCCACCGTCCCAGCTCCGCCAGGCCGCTGGAGTTGCACGCCCACCGCAAGAAACCGACTTGGATGACACTGGGGAGACCCCAGCGGAACGCCGACGTCGTCTAGCCGCTTTGGGTGTGTCTAACTCAGACTCGGAAGACTCGGACGACGGTGCTGTTGAAgacagcgaggacgacggCGAAATGCGTCATGTCCCCGGCAAGGTCTCGTTTGCTGATGGGACAAAGCTCTCTGGAGGCAACACATACGACCGCGAAGGTAACGGGTCGGGCCCGTCACAGTCTCGCTCCAGCCGTAACAGCAGTTCGATTTCGTGGGGTGGCGAGAAAGGTCGTGACAGTTAG
- a CDS encoding uncharacterized protein (COG:C,H;~EggNog:ENOG410PREW;~InterPro:IPR036188,IPR002938;~PFAM:PF01494;~go_function: GO:0071949 - FAD binding [Evidence IEA]) produces MAPEHSSSGSGPGQNAATDTDTDTSLPVLIVGAGPVGMLLAYTLSRLNIPSMLIEQSPAHSTTQYPKMDLTNSRSMELLRILGLADRYRALDGAVSAGEKFDSIFVTSLAPAGKMVGSWRVGSVEDQRGDIGRVNDGSQPVEPGQRCSQIVFERWMRKVILQSDMVRFQGGWKFVGLVEEGDRVKARFVDLQGREHVVTARHLVGCDGGRSAVRKEAKIRMVGGQVPVRLYLIHFRSKQLAAALHFGRFWHAFLATGGFVIDQDGKDTFTAHYPLSEGESSNTLDPREVIHRVLGGYNGSWRITIDEVLVHSEWQPNFSIAEKYCTDGGRVFLAGDAAHRSPPHGGYGLNSGIVDATDLGWRLAAVTKGYGGELLLKAYGIERRPMMMRALRRSHRHLMEHVGLAELYRKDWAMLDSGSEEGKEVRRSLKNYLDASGPETLDRGIELDLRYEHSPCIWPDWSPSRDWDVKRYCPSTRPGSRAPHVFMRDGVTSIYDLFGPEWTLVQFVADYEEAGKARTLLDVAERLEFPVKYVVLRNEEHARKIWERNLVLVRPDTHVAWRGSESPELSEAEQVLAVVSGRMMRPGYTEPSTDEEQFVEVVAALAVSEQTDQPAILREEDPLRSRQSKL; encoded by the exons ATGGCCCCTGAACATTCAAGCTCGGGCTCAGGCCCAGGCCAGAATGCcgccacagacacagacacagacacaTCTCTCCCAGTCCTCATCGTAGGAGCTGGCCCCGTCGGCATGCTCCTCGCCTACACGCTCTCTCGCCTAAACATCCCCAGCATGCTAATCGAGCAAAGCCCCGCCCACTCAACAACGCAGTACCCAAAGATGGACCTGACAAATTCCCGAAGCATGGAGCTTTTGCGGATCCTAGGGCTTGCGGACCGGTATCGAGCGCTGGATGGCGCTGTCTCGGCGGGGGAGAAGTTCGATAGTATATTCGTTACATCCTTGGCACCTGCTGGGAAGATGGTTGGGTCGTGGCGGGTGGGCAGTGTGGAGGACCAGAGGGGGGATATTGGAAGGGTCAATGATGGGAGTCAGCCTGTTGAGCCAGGGCAGAGGTGTTCGCAGATTGTTTTTGAgaggtggatgaggaaggtTATATTGCAGAGTGATATGGTGAGGTTTCAGGGTGGATGGAAGTTTGTTGGGCttgttgaggagggagatAGAGTGAAGGCAAGATTTGTAGATCTCCAGGGACGAGAGCATGTTGTGACTGCAAGGCATCTTGTTGGTTGTGATGGGGGTCGGAGTGCAGTGAGGAAGGAAGCTAAGATTCGCATGGTTGGCGGACAGGT ACCCGTCCGTCTCTATCTTATCCACTTCCGCTCCAAACAACTCGCCGCAGCCCTCCATTTCGGGCGTTTCTGGCACGCCTTTCTCGCCACTGGAGGGTTCGTGATAGACCAAGACGGGAAGGATACATTCACAGCGCACTATCCCCTCTCGGAGGGAGAAAGCAGCAACACACTCGACCCTCGAGAAGTCATCCACCGTGTGTTGGGCGGGTACAACGGATCCTGGCGCATAACCATCGACGAAGTCTTAGTGCACAGCGAGTGGCAGCCAAACTTCAGCATTGCAGAGAAATACTGCACGGATGGTGGACGAGTCTTTCTCGCCGGCGATGCGGCGCACAGAAGTCCGCCTCATGGCGGATATGGGCTTAATAGTGGGATTGTGGACGCGACTGATCTGGGCTGGAGGTTAGCGGCTGTGACGAAGGGGTATGGAGGGGAGTTGCTCTTGAAGGCATATGGGATTGAGAGGcggccgatgatgatgcgaGCGCTGCGCCGGTCTCATCGGCATCTCATGGAGCATGTTGGGCTTGCCGAGCTCTATCGGAAGGATTGGGCTATGTTGGACAGTGGGTCggaagaggggaaggaggtgaGGCGCTCGCTCAAGAACTATCTGGATGCTTCTGGGCCAGAGACACTGGATCGTGGGATCGAACTTGACCTGCGCTATGAGCATTCGCCGTGTATTTGGCCTGATTGGTCGCCGAGTCGGGATTGGGATGTGAAGAGGTATTGCCCGAGTACGCGGCCGGGGAGTCGGGCGCCGCATGTGTTCATGAGGGACGGGGTTACGAGCATTTATGATCTGTTTGGGCCGGAGTGGACACTGGTGCAGTTTGTTGCTGATTATGAAGAGGCTGGGAAGGCGAGGACTCTGTTGGATGTAGCAGAAAGGTTGGAATTCCCCGTCAAGTACGTTGTGCTTAGGAATGAGGAACATGCGAGAAAGATCTGGGAGCGAAATCTGGTACTGGTGAGACCAGATACACACGTTGCATGGCGAGGAAGCGAATCCCCTGAGCTGTCGGAAGCTGAACAAGTTCTCGCTGTTGTGTCAGGGAGAATGATGCGTCCTGGATACACTGAACCTTCAACAGATGAAGAACAGTTCGTGGAGGTTGTTGCAGCACTTGCAGTAAGCGAACAGACTGATCAGCCGGCAATTCTGAGGGAAGAAGACCCGCTCAGATCAAGACAATCAAAGCTTTGA